Below is a window of bacterium DNA.
GCGGGCCCATCATCGACCAAAGGGTGGTGCGGGTCCTGCCGGAGGACGACGAGACGAGCCTTTCGGACAGAATTTTGGCCGAAGAGCATCAATTGTACTCTTCTTGCCTGCAAAAAATCGCCGAGGGAAAGGTCAAGGTTGAAGGACGGAAGGTTTTTTTGAGATAAGGGGCGGTATGTCATTCCGAGGAGCCAAGCGACGAGGAATCTCTGCGGAGGCCATTGGCGCCAAAAACTCCGCAAGGATCCCTCGCTACGCTCGGGATGACAAATAAAGGACCTCGGATGCTGAAAAAATTGACAATCGCCTTGGCCGCGCTGACGGCCCTTGCCTTCTCCTCTCAATCTCAGGCCCGCGAAGGCTGGTCGGTCGGCCTCCAAGGCATGGGAAACTTCTTCCTCACCGACAGCGATCCCGAGCTCAAGATCGGGCCCGGCGGCGGCATCGCGGTCGATTATCGCTTCAACCAGCGTTGGAGCATCGAGGCCGACCTCTTCGTCTCCTTCCACGATGGCACCGGGATCTCGGAGGGCGACGACGACATGTTGCTGCTCGGCGTCCCGACCGTGGAGCTCAAGTTCTATCCCCGCTCCCAGGAGGCCACGGTCGAGCCCTACGTCTTCGCCGGCCTCGGGATCTACGTGCTCACCGAGGGCGACATCGACAACGACAGCGGGGGCGTCGGCGTCGGCGGCAATCTCGGCGCCGGAGTCGACTTTTACGTGATCGACCGACTCTCGCTGGGCTTCGCGGTGAAGTTCCGGCCCATCGCCCTCATTCAGGGCGGAAACAACTCGGCGGCCCTCATCGATTTGGGACTGGTCGGCAACGTGGTCTGGCATTTCTAGAGAAAGGATATGGCGGAACAATACAGCGACATCCTCATCATCGGAACGGATCTGGCGGGGCTCATCACCGGCGCCTTCCTGGCCAAGCGCGGCTTGGCGGTCACCGTCCTCAACCTCGACCGCGACGTGTCGCTCCAGAAGAAGAACATCCAGCCCAACCTCATCACCCACCTCGAAAGCCGGCTCTTCAAGAGCATTCTCGGCCGGCTTTCGATCACCGACCACGAGCTCAATATCGTCTCCCGGCTGGAGATTCCCTACCAGACGGTGATGCCGAAGCACCGGATCGACGTCTTCCGCGACCGCGAGCGGCTCTTCCGCGAGCTGAAGCGGGAGTTCCCCCAGGATTTCGAGAGCATCAAGGCCTTCTACGAAGCGATGGACCACTTCGACGCGACCCTCGACGCCGAGGCCTTGCAGGAGCTGATCCTGCCCCAAGGCCTCCGCAAGCGCTGGCGCTTTAAAAAATTCGTCCAGCAGACCGGCTTGAGCCAGCGGGTTTCGGATTACGTCGCCCGGCTCGGCGCCGACGGCGAGGTCCGAGCCTTCCTCGAGGGCCAGCTCAAGATGCTCTCCCAAACCCATTCGGAGAATCCCTTCACCTATCAGATCGCCAAGGCCCTCAGTAACGAGAATTGCGTCCTCTTCGAGGTGAAGGGCGGGATCGGCCATCTGAAGAAGCTCTTCCTCGACAAGATCGAGTCCTTCGGCGGCCGGGTTAAAAACGAGGCCGCCATCGAGCGGGTCCAATTTGAAAAGCGCCGAGTCAAAGGCGTCCAGCTCGGCGGCTTCGACGGGATGATCGGCTGCCGCTACCTCCTATGGAACGACGAGGTTCGAGGGCTGAAGAATTACCTGCCGCGCAATTTCTGGACCCGCCGGCTGCTCAAGCGGATCGACGGCATCAAGCCCCGCTTCTACCACTTCAGCATCCAGTACCGGCTTGACCCGAAAGTGATCCCGATGGGGATGCGCGAAAACCTGCTCTTCATCGGCGATCCCGAGGCCGAGCTGACCGGCCCCAACTTCCTGCACCTCAACATTTATCAGCCGGCCCAAGACGATCCTCAAGGCTTGGCCTACCTGACGGTGAGCTACTTGCTGGCCGCCGACCAGCTGGACCTGCCGGCCGACGGCTTCCAGGCCCTGCACGACAAAATCACCCAAACCCTGAAAAAGCTGATGCCCTTTTCCGACGGCCGGCTTCAACTCCACTTCCCGATCGAAAACAAGGAAACCGAGGAGTCGGGCCTGCTCTTCCCGACCGAGAAGAGCGACTTCGAGACTTTCCGGGAAAATGCCGCGGCCAATCCGATCCACGCCGTCGCGCCGCGCGATTTCGGCGAGCTCTTCCCGCTCCATCACCGCACCGCCTACAAGAACCTCCTCCTGACCAGCCCCGAGATCCTGGCGGCCCTGGGCTTCGAAGGGAAGTTCCTCCTCGGCCTCAAGACCATCGACGTCATTTGGAACGAGGTCGAGGCCGGGAAGAAAAAGGCCATCAAGCAACGCAAGGTGGAATAGGGAAATCCGGAGTCACGCTAAAAAAGCTTGAACGCCAAGTAGATACCCATTCCGATCGCCAACGCCGTCTTGAGGAAAGTCGCCACGACCTTGGTGGCCAAGACCGCCAGCGCATTGGTGAGGGCTCGGCCGAAACTTTTCAGGTGAACCCATTCCCAAACGAAGGCGCCGATGAAGGCGCCGATGAAAACACCCAGGATCGCGCCGATCAAAAAGATCGGCACGCCGACGATCGCTCCGACGATGCCGCCGATGAAGGCGCAGACGATGGCGCCGTTGCTGACCTTGAGCGGCTTGCTGCCGAGGGTGCCGATGAAGAACTCGACGATCTCGCCGAAAACCGCCAGGCCGATCAAGATCGCGTTGACCGCCCAAGGCGAGGCGCCGCCGCCGTCGAAGCTGAAGAAAAAGGAGTAAAGCACCGAACCGGCCACGATCAGCCAAGTTCCGGGGAGACCCAAAGGGACCATCAAGACGCCGAGGACGATGCAGAGGAAGACGAAGCCCAAGCCACCGAGCCGGCCCAGGTCGGACCAGGGAATTTTTTGCCAGAGGGAAGAAATATAGTTCATCTAGCGAGAATCTTCCTGAGCGCTCCTGTCATCCTGACCGGGGGGCCCCAGTCGAACGCCGCGAGGTTCGAGTGAGACTGGGGGGAAGGATCTGCGACTGGCCAAGGAACTGCGTAAACCCAAAGCCCCCTCGTCCCCACGGAATTTCCCGGAAAACGCGAAGGGGCTTAGCACTTACCAAGGACATTGGTGGGTCGCAGATCCTTCGCTTCGCTCAGGATGACCTTAATCAAATAGCTCCGCCTGCAGCACCGGCGAGAAAGTCCGCCGGTGCAGCGGTGTCGGCCCATGGAGGTCGAGCTCCCGAAGGTGTTGGGGCGTGCCATAACCTTTGTGACTGGCGAAGCTGAAGCCCGGATAGACCTCTTGCTGCTCGGCCATGTAGCGGTCCCGGGCGACCTTGGCGATCACGCTGGCGGCCGCGATCGAGGCGCAGCGGCCGTCGCCCTCGACGATGGCCCGTTGCGGGATCGGCAGGTCGGCTTCGCGATTGCCGTCGACCAGCAGCAGGTCCGGGGCCTGCGCCAAACCCTCGACCGCCAGCTTCATCGCTTTCATCGAGGCCCAGAGAATGTTCAGCTTGTCGATCTCTTCGACCGACACCATGACGATGTGCCAAGCGAGGGCCTTTTGCAAAACGACGGCGCTGACCTGTTCTCGGATCTCGGGCTTGAGTTTTTTGGAATCGTCGAGCTTGGGAATCCGAAGTCCAATCGGTAAAATGACCGCCGCGGCACAGACCGGGCCGGCCAAGCAGCCGCGGCCGACCTCATCGACCCCGGCGATGACCCGGTAGCCTTCGTCGTGAAAGGCTTTTTGCGAGGCGTAGAGACCCATCTGCTTTCGGAATGAGCCCGGGCCGATTTTTTTTCAAGGGAAATTATCGGATCTGTCATCCTTCGTCGCTTCGCTCCTCAGGATGACTTAAGCCGGAGTCGATTCCGGCGCGGTCTCAGCCGGCGGAGCTCCCTCGGGAGCCGCCGCCACCGCCACCCCAAGGCCTCGGGTGTCCTTGGCGAAAATGCGGGCCTTCTTGCCGGAAAGATGACGCAGGTAGTAAAGCTTGGCCCGGCGGACCTTGCCGACGGTGCCGAGCTCGACCCGGTCGATGAAAGGCGCGTGAAGCGGGAAAATTCTTTCGACGCCGATGCCGTAGCTGACCTTGCGAACGGTGAAGCTGGAGCGGAGCCCGCCGTTGTGCCGGGCGATGACCACGCCTTCGAAGAGCTGAACCCGCTCCTTGTCGCCTTCTTTGACTTTGCAATAAACGCGAACGGTGTCGCCGACCTTGAAGTGGGGAATGTCGCTGCGCAGCTGGGATTTTTCGAAATCGAGAAGCGAATGCATAAAACTACCTTTCCAACAGTCGGTCGAGGGTGATGGCCACGGCGGCCCGCACCGGTAAATGATTGTAAGACCCGTCCTCTTGGGAGCCGATCGGCTCCAGCATCGCCTGAGTCTTGGCGAGCAATTCCTCGGTCATCCCCCAGCCGGTTCCGAAGAGCAAAAGATGAGGATCCTCGCTCTCTTGGAGCTGATTCTGAAAGTCCCGGTAACCGATGCGGTTCGGGCCCCGTTTGGCCGAGGTGCCGACGAGGCGGGGTGAGCTACCAATTTCATTTTGTATTGTCAAACAGGCATCTTCAAGGCTGGGGACCAGCGAAACCAGCTCGAAAGCCTCCTTCCGGGTGACGTTCATCTCGGCCCCCACCCCCACCAGCCAATGGTCCATGATCCGCTGGGCTAGCCGGCGCTGGCTCTCCACCGGGCAAACGATGAAATACTTAGTAATTCCAAAGGTTTTGCAGGTTCGGGCGATGTCGTGAATGTCGAAGGGGGTGATCGAGGTGCAAACCACGTCCTGGGCCTGGTTGTAGACCGGGTGGTGAATCAGGGCCAAGTAGATCGGGGCTTTGGGTTTCATCGGGGAGCCTTCAAGCCATTCAGGAAGCGTCTATCCTCTTCCGAAAGGTCGATCTGGTTCAAGAGGTCGGGCCGCTTTTCAAAAGTCCGGCGGAGGGCCTCGCGCCGGCGCCAGGCTTCGATCTCGCCGTGGTTGCCCTGCAGCAGGATCTCCGGGACTTTCCGGCCCTTGAATTCCGGCGGCCGGGTGTAATGGGGATATTCGAGGAGGCCGTCGGCAAAGCTTTCCTTGAGGATCGAGGCTTCCTTGCCGACGACTCCGGGTTGAAGCCGGCTGATGGCCTCGACCAAGGCCAGAGCCGGCAGCTCGCCGCCGAAGAGGACGAAGTCGCCCAGCGAGACTTCCTCATCGATCCAACCTTCGAGGATCCGCTCATCGACGCCCTCGTAGCGGCCGCAGACCAAGAGCAGCTCGTCATAGTCCGAAAGCTCCCGGACCAAGGCTTGATCGAGGCGCCGGCCCTGGGGGCTGAGGTAAATCACTCGGCCCTTTTGGTAGCCTTGGCGAAGCTCCTCGATGGCCGCGGCCAAGGGCTCCGGCTTCATCACCATGCCTTCGCCGCCGCCGTAGAGCACGTCGTCGACCCGGCGATGCTTGTCTTGAGCCCAGTCGCGGAGCTGATGGAGGTGAAACTCGATGAGCTTCTTCTCCGCCGCCTTGCCCAAAAGCGAAGCTTCAAGGAAGGGCCGCAAGGCCTCGGGAAACAAAGTCAAGATGTCGAAGCGTCGGGTCATAGTCTCTTTCCCTCCCCTTTGTAAGGGGAGGGCCAGGGAGGGGTAGAGCCGTCGGCGTCGTGCAAAATTTTTGCATGTCGCCAACGCTCTA
It encodes the following:
- a CDS encoding DUF456 domain-containing protein; protein product: MNYISSLWQKIPWSDLGRLGGLGFVFLCIVLGVLMVPLGLPGTWLIVAGSVLYSFFFSFDGGGASPWAVNAILIGLAVFGEIVEFFIGTLGSKPLKVSNGAIVCAFIGGIVGAIVGVPIFLIGAILGVFIGAFIGAFVWEWVHLKSFGRALTNALAVLATKVVATFLKTALAIGMGIYLAFKLF
- the trmD gene encoding tRNA (guanosine(37)-N1)-methyltransferase TrmD, which codes for MTRRFDILTLFPEALRPFLEASLLGKAAEKKLIEFHLHQLRDWAQDKHRRVDDVLYGGGEGMVMKPEPLAAAIEELRQGYQKGRVIYLSPQGRRLDQALVRELSDYDELLLVCGRYEGVDERILEGWIDEEVSLGDFVLFGGELPALALVEAISRLQPGVVGKEASILKESFADGLLEYPHYTRPPEFKGRKVPEILLQGNHGEIEAWRRREALRRTFEKRPDLLNQIDLSEEDRRFLNGLKAPR
- a CDS encoding outer membrane beta-barrel protein, producing the protein MLKKLTIALAALTALAFSSQSQAREGWSVGLQGMGNFFLTDSDPELKIGPGGGIAVDYRFNQRWSIEADLFVSFHDGTGISEGDDDMLLLGVPTVELKFYPRSQEATVEPYVFAGLGIYVLTEGDIDNDSGGVGVGGNLGAGVDFYVIDRLSLGFAVKFRPIALIQGGNNSAALIDLGLVGNVVWHF
- a CDS encoding ribonuclease HII, which codes for MGLYASQKAFHDEGYRVIAGVDEVGRGCLAGPVCAAAVILPIGLRIPKLDDSKKLKPEIREQVSAVVLQKALAWHIVMVSVEEIDKLNILWASMKAMKLAVEGLAQAPDLLLVDGNREADLPIPQRAIVEGDGRCASIAAASVIAKVARDRYMAEQQEVYPGFSFASHKGYGTPQHLRELDLHGPTPLHRRTFSPVLQAELFD
- a CDS encoding RNA methyltransferase, with translation MKPKAPIYLALIHHPVYNQAQDVVCTSITPFDIHDIARTCKTFGITKYFIVCPVESQRRLAQRIMDHWLVGVGAEMNVTRKEAFELVSLVPSLEDACLTIQNEIGSSPRLVGTSAKRGPNRIGYRDFQNQLQESEDPHLLLFGTGWGMTEELLAKTQAMLEPIGSQEDGSYNHLPVRAAVAITLDRLLER